Proteins from one Deltaproteobacteria bacterium genomic window:
- a CDS encoding response regulator, with the protein MTRILVIDDEEGIRFTFEKFLSDEGYMVETATGSVEALEKLERQEFDLIFADIRLDGRTGIDILKETRERNLICPVVIITGFPDIKTSTEALRLGAYDYIVKPVRKLTLLRITKMALLHKAVVYEKERYRSNLDTIFRSVKDGIVTVDNELTIIEVNEAAGRICGFTRDIIGKSFPSQHRPCRGKCLDALVKTIEEREPVEMHRIECAHGDRPGQVVTVTASPLYNRSHIFSGAVMVVRDETQLDSLERDLRKLRQFGNMHGKSEVMQRIYSLIDDLSSVQTTVLITGESGTGKELVADALHFRGDRSDKPLVKVSCVALSENLLESELFGHVKGAFTGAVHDKVGRFQRADGGTIFLDEIGDITPRIQLRLLRVLQEKVFERVGDSTPIRVDVRIVAATNKDLLEKVRKGEYREDLYYRLKVVEIPLPPLRDRTQDIPLLVSHFVSKFNQQFNRNIAGVSTDVMKLFMGHHWPGNVRQLEHTLEHAFILCRQSIITIGDLPPEFKGASGANMLYLAGEGQSESEEIIETLEKTHGNKAKAARILGISRKTMYRRMKKYNISGGEKDY; encoded by the coding sequence GGATACGGTTTACCTTCGAAAAATTCCTCTCCGACGAAGGTTACATGGTGGAAACAGCCACAGGCTCCGTCGAAGCCCTGGAGAAGCTCGAAAGGCAGGAATTCGATCTCATATTTGCCGACATCCGCCTCGACGGGAGGACGGGTATCGATATCCTCAAGGAAACGCGGGAGAGGAACCTCATATGTCCCGTCGTCATCATCACCGGATTTCCCGATATAAAGACCTCCACGGAGGCCCTGCGCCTGGGGGCATACGACTATATAGTCAAGCCGGTTCGAAAGCTCACCCTGCTCCGCATAACGAAAATGGCGCTGCTGCACAAGGCGGTGGTGTACGAGAAAGAGCGGTACCGTTCAAACCTGGATACCATATTCAGGAGCGTCAAGGACGGGATCGTCACCGTCGACAACGAGCTGACGATCATCGAGGTCAACGAGGCGGCAGGCAGGATCTGCGGGTTCACCCGGGACATCATCGGGAAGAGTTTCCCCTCCCAGCACCGGCCCTGCAGGGGGAAATGCCTCGACGCCCTCGTAAAGACGATAGAGGAAAGAGAGCCTGTGGAAATGCACAGGATAGAGTGCGCCCACGGGGATCGGCCCGGGCAGGTGGTGACCGTCACCGCCTCTCCCCTTTACAACCGATCTCACATCTTCTCGGGAGCCGTTATGGTGGTCAGGGACGAAACGCAGCTGGATTCGCTGGAGCGGGATCTCAGGAAACTCCGACAGTTCGGCAATATGCACGGAAAGAGCGAGGTCATGCAGAGAATATATTCCCTGATAGACGACCTGAGCAGTGTCCAGACCACCGTCCTGATAACCGGTGAGAGCGGCACGGGGAAGGAGCTGGTTGCCGACGCACTCCATTTCCGGGGCGACCGCAGCGACAAGCCCCTGGTCAAGGTAAGCTGCGTCGCCCTCTCGGAGAACCTGCTGGAAAGCGAGCTCTTCGGGCACGTCAAGGGAGCGTTCACCGGCGCCGTCCACGACAAGGTCGGCCGGTTCCAGAGGGCGGACGGGGGAACCATCTTCCTCGACGAAATCGGGGATATCACACCCCGCATACAACTCCGCCTCCTGCGGGTGCTCCAGGAAAAGGTCTTTGAGCGGGTCGGAGACTCGACCCCCATCAGGGTGGACGTCCGTATCGTTGCCGCAACCAACAAGGACCTCCTGGAAAAGGTCAGGAAAGGGGAATACCGGGAAGATCTCTATTACCGCCTGAAGGTGGTGGAGATACCCCTGCCCCCTCTCAGGGACCGGACCCAGGATATTCCGCTCCTCGTCAGCCATTTCGTTTCGAAGTTCAACCAGCAGTTCAACAGGAATATCGCGGGGGTTTCCACGGATGTGATGAAACTGTTCATGGGCCATCACTGGCCGGGAAACGTGAGGCAGCTCGAACATACCCTGGAACACGCTTTCATCCTCTGCCGGCAATCGATCATCACCATCGGCGACCTGCCGCCGGAATTCAAGGGCGCATCCGGCGCGAACATGCTCTACCTGGCAGGTGAAGGGCAAAGCGAGTCCGAGGAGATCATTGAGACGCTGGAGAAAACCCACGGCAACAAGGCAAAGGCAGCACGCATCCTGGGGATAAGCAGGAAGACCATGTACAGGAGAATGAAAAAGTACAACATCTCCGGGGGGGAAAAAGATTATTGA